Proteins encoded together in one Nostoc sp. PCC 7524 window:
- a CDS encoding zinc-dependent alcohol dehydrogenase, protein MKAVCWHGANDVRVETVPDPKILNPRDAIIKITSTAICGSDLHIYDGCIPTMEKGDILGHEFMGEVVELGSAVKNVKVGDRVVVPFTISCGSCFFCQRELWSLCDNSNPNAWLVEKQMGHSPAGLFGYSHLFGGYAGGQAEYARVPFADVGLLKIPDNLTDEQVLFLTDIFPTGYMAAENCNIKPGDIVAVWGCGPVGQFAIKSAYMLGAERVIAFDRIPERLQMAKEYGKAEVLNYEEVDIGEALKEMTGGRGPDACIDAVGMEAHGTDFMAFYDQVKQAVRLETDRPTALRQVIVSAAKGGHVSLAGVYGGFLDKIPMGAAMNKGLTFKMGQTHVHRYLKPLLERIQNGDIDPTFVITHTLPLAEAPHGYEIFKHKQDNCIKVVLKP, encoded by the coding sequence ATGAAAGCAGTTTGCTGGCATGGAGCAAACGATGTGCGGGTAGAGACAGTACCAGACCCGAAAATTCTCAATCCGCGTGATGCCATTATTAAAATTACTTCTACAGCGATTTGTGGCTCAGATTTACATATATATGATGGATGTATCCCCACAATGGAAAAGGGAGATATCCTCGGTCATGAATTCATGGGGGAAGTCGTTGAATTAGGAAGTGCCGTCAAAAATGTGAAAGTAGGCGATCGCGTTGTTGTTCCCTTCACTATTTCTTGTGGTTCTTGCTTCTTCTGTCAACGGGAATTATGGTCTTTGTGCGATAACTCTAACCCCAATGCTTGGCTTGTAGAAAAACAGATGGGGCATTCTCCAGCCGGTCTATTTGGCTACTCTCATTTATTTGGTGGTTACGCTGGTGGTCAAGCAGAATACGCCCGTGTGCCTTTTGCAGATGTCGGCTTGCTGAAAATCCCCGACAATCTCACAGATGAACAAGTGCTGTTTTTAACCGATATCTTCCCAACCGGCTACATGGCCGCAGAAAACTGCAATATCAAACCCGGTGATATTGTCGCCGTTTGGGGTTGCGGCCCAGTCGGACAATTTGCCATCAAAAGTGCATATATGCTGGGTGCAGAAAGAGTCATCGCCTTTGATCGCATTCCCGAACGCCTACAAATGGCTAAGGAATACGGTAAAGCCGAAGTTCTCAACTACGAAGAAGTCGATATTGGGGAAGCACTTAAAGAAATGACTGGCGGACGCGGCCCCGATGCTTGCATTGACGCGGTGGGAATGGAAGCCCACGGTACAGACTTTATGGCTTTTTACGACCAAGTAAAACAAGCCGTCCGTTTAGAAACAGACCGACCAACCGCATTACGGCAAGTAATTGTATCTGCTGCTAAAGGTGGTCATGTATCACTGGCGGGTGTGTATGGTGGCTTCCTCGACAAAATACCGATGGGTGCTGCTATGAACAAAGGTTTAACCTTCAAAATGGGACAAACACACGTTCATAGATACTTAAAACCATTATTAGAACGTATCCAAAATGGTGACATCGACCCCACATTTGTCATTACCCATACTCTACCTTTAGCAGAAGCGCCCCACGGCTACGAAATCTTTAAACACAAACAAGATAACTGCATCAAAGTTGTACTCAAACCATAA
- a CDS encoding dienelactone hydrolase family protein, translating to MQITKRNVELRVDDSLMRVYVASPKPAGKYPGILFYSDIYQLGGAMIRLVNYLAGFGYVVAAPEIFHRLEPIGLVIEPDDLGRMRGNDNARRTAIAEYDADCRAMIDFLKADTAVNPDKIGTLGFCIGGHLAFRAAFANEIKAAVCCYPTGIPSGKLGKGVADTIHRFSEITGEMLLILGTLDPHIPESDRQTLLKALEDAKIPHTVHLYEAEHTFMRDDGYRYDAAAATSAWAEIVTFLTRMFA from the coding sequence GTGCAAATCACTAAGCGCAACGTTGAGTTGAGGGTAGACGACAGCTTGATGCGTGTTTATGTCGCATCACCTAAGCCTGCCGGAAAATATCCAGGTATTTTATTTTACAGCGATATTTATCAGTTAGGTGGGGCAATGATTCGGCTAGTGAACTACCTAGCGGGATTTGGCTATGTAGTAGCAGCACCAGAAATTTTTCATCGCCTTGAGCCAATTGGTTTAGTGATTGAGCCAGATGATTTGGGGAGAATGCGGGGTAATGATAATGCGCGGCGAACTGCGATCGCAGAATATGATGCTGATTGTCGTGCCATGATTGATTTCCTCAAAGCAGACACTGCGGTTAATCCCGATAAAATCGGCACTCTTGGCTTTTGTATTGGTGGACATTTAGCTTTTCGGGCAGCTTTTGCCAACGAAATTAAAGCCGCCGTTTGCTGTTACCCAACGGGGATACCCAGTGGCAAGTTAGGTAAAGGTGTAGCTGATACTATTCACAGATTCAGTGAAATCACAGGTGAAATGCTGCTGATACTTGGCACACTTGATCCTCACATTCCAGAAAGCGATCGCCAAACTCTCCTGAAAGCCCTTGAGGATGCTAAAATTCCTCACACCGTACATTTATATGAAGCAGAACATACCTTCATGCGCGACGATGGTTATCGCTATGATGCCGCAGCCGCTACCTCCGCTTGGGCTGAGATAGTAACTTTCTTGACTAGAATGTTTGCTTAG
- a CDS encoding DJ-1/PfpI/YhbO family deglycase/protease: MTNNNHSGKKRVAILIEQAVEDVEFIIPCNGLKQAGFEVVVLGSRMNEKYKGKRGKLSIQADATTTEAIASEFDAVIIPGGMAPDRMRRNPNTVRFVQEAMQQGKLVAAVCHGPQVLIEGDLLKGKRVTGFSAISKDMMNAGANYLDHPLVVDGNLITSREPGDLAIFTTAILSRLGYGGKDAALPDEKDTTAEWWKIADAWGGSTKSEILRGINTALGGERYSLEALEKYAEKESDTQAKALFQEMITNKQRHIERLETYLHRLGEKPSFGANIANQYAKVKSTFTGSDDIYQLRCALGDVQTGIGDIGNLCAMYTDPVATAIFKEIYQDLLKYEQRLVELYRARLATEVQPPKPTTGAAVSM; the protein is encoded by the coding sequence ATGACCAACAATAATCATTCTGGGAAAAAAAGAGTAGCTATTCTCATCGAACAAGCAGTAGAAGATGTAGAATTTATTATTCCTTGTAATGGACTAAAACAAGCAGGGTTTGAGGTAGTTGTCCTGGGTTCGCGGATGAATGAAAAATATAAGGGCAAACGAGGCAAACTTTCTATCCAAGCTGATGCTACCACTACAGAGGCGATCGCTTCTGAATTTGATGCTGTCATAATTCCTGGTGGTATGGCTCCTGATAGGATGCGGCGCAACCCTAACACAGTCCGCTTTGTCCAAGAGGCGATGCAGCAAGGCAAATTGGTAGCTGCTGTTTGTCATGGCCCTCAAGTTTTAATTGAAGGCGATTTGCTCAAAGGTAAACGCGTCACGGGTTTTAGCGCCATTAGCAAAGACATGATGAATGCTGGCGCAAATTATCTAGATCATCCCCTAGTAGTTGACGGTAATTTAATTACATCCCGTGAACCTGGAGATTTAGCAATTTTCACCACCGCGATATTGAGCCGTCTAGGTTACGGTGGCAAAGACGCTGCACTACCAGATGAAAAAGATACTACTGCGGAATGGTGGAAAATAGCCGATGCTTGGGGCGGCTCAACTAAAAGTGAGATTCTTAGAGGTATCAATACTGCTCTAGGCGGTGAACGTTATTCACTAGAAGCCTTGGAGAAGTACGCAGAGAAAGAATCTGATACACAAGCAAAGGCGCTATTTCAAGAAATGATCACTAATAAACAGCGTCATATTGAAAGATTAGAAACCTATCTGCATAGACTGGGTGAAAAACCTTCCTTTGGAGCAAACATTGCTAATCAATACGCCAAAGTGAAATCAACCTTTACTGGTAGCGACGATATCTATCAGTTGCGTTGCGCCTTGGGTGATGTGCAAACAGGTATCGGTGATATTGGTAATTTGTGTGCAATGTACACAGATCCAGTTGCAACCGCCATTTTCAAAGAAATTTACCAAGACTTGCTCAAATACGAACAGCGATTAGTAGAGCTATATCGGGCGCGCTTGGCTACTGAAGTGCAGCCTCCTAAACCTACAACTGGGGCGGCTGTATCGATGTAA
- a CDS encoding 1-aminocyclopropane-1-carboxylate deaminase/D-cysteine desulfhydrase, with the protein MLHSPIPTQQINSEIANCAGVEMYVLRLDLMHPWVNGNKWFKLKYNLLAAKEENFTTLLTFGGAYSNHIYATAAAGNLFGFRTIGVIRGEERLPLNPTLSFAVQQGMQLMYVDRETYRQRHTPELHAQLRQRFGEVFMIPEGGCNLNGVRGCTEILAEVTAIFNTVCMACGTATTLIGLTLASPSAKKILGFPVLKNGEFLKQDINNLLTQYLASGLPAPSLTPTPWELICNYHFGGYAKVNDHLLAFSQEFTQTYGIPLDYVYTAKMFYGVIDLIQQGFFARGDRLLLIHTGGLQGNLGMRERLKNLPVLFRNEASEMSLTGSISN; encoded by the coding sequence ATGCTTCATTCCCCAATCCCCACACAACAAATCAACAGCGAAATCGCCAACTGTGCAGGCGTGGAAATGTATGTACTGCGCCTTGACTTGATGCACCCGTGGGTAAACGGTAATAAGTGGTTCAAACTGAAATACAATCTGTTGGCTGCTAAAGAGGAAAATTTCACGACATTACTCACCTTTGGCGGTGCTTATTCTAATCACATCTATGCAACGGCGGCGGCTGGAAATCTTTTCGGATTTCGCACTATCGGCGTGATTCGCGGTGAGGAAAGGCTACCCCTAAACCCCACTCTCAGTTTTGCTGTGCAACAAGGGATGCAACTGATGTATGTTGATCGCGAAACCTACCGCCAACGTCACACCCCAGAACTACACGCACAATTACGCCAGCGTTTTGGTGAGGTGTTTATGATTCCTGAAGGTGGTTGTAATCTCAATGGTGTACGCGGTTGTACAGAGATACTGGCTGAAGTTACAGCAATATTTAATACTGTATGTATGGCTTGTGGTACAGCCACTACTTTGATTGGTTTGACTCTGGCATCACCATCGGCAAAGAAAATACTTGGTTTCCCTGTGTTGAAAAATGGGGAATTTCTCAAACAAGACATCAACAACCTATTAACGCAGTACCTCGCTTCTGGCTTACCTGCGCCATCTCTGACTCCCACACCTTGGGAATTAATCTGCAACTACCATTTTGGAGGTTATGCCAAGGTAAATGATCATCTTTTAGCATTTAGCCAAGAGTTTACCCAAACTTACGGTATCCCCCTTGATTATGTATATACCGCCAAAATGTTTTATGGCGTGATAGATTTAATACAACAAGGATTTTTTGCTAGAGGCGATCGCTTATTGTTAATCCACACAGGCGGCTTACAAGGGAATCTAGGAATGAGAGAAAGGTTGAAGAATCTCCCGGTTTTGTTTAGAAATGAGGCTAGCGAAATGTCGTTAACCGGGAGCATTTCAAATTAG
- a CDS encoding DUF6335 family protein has translation MARKRYGDDIEKAKIMTEQNNNQEEINLDNLPQEITESYGTGVKDLPGYNIGGRSLQAKRHEYTDTSPELTGGDIDAYWQDADTVGDEAVGGTAPTPDQNVTEDIEKAVGLEMDDRAFLRTNDILEQRDDRRWELDPKSSEDYEERR, from the coding sequence ATGGCAAGAAAACGTTATGGTGATGATATAGAAAAGGCTAAAATTATGACAGAGCAAAATAATAATCAAGAAGAAATTAATTTAGATAATTTGCCACAGGAAATTACTGAATCTTATGGCACTGGTGTCAAAGACCTACCAGGGTACAATATTGGGGGGCGATCGCTCCAAGCTAAAAGGCATGAGTACACAGATACCAGTCCCGAACTCACAGGCGGTGATATTGATGCCTATTGGCAAGATGCAGACACAGTAGGGGATGAAGCTGTTGGCGGTACTGCTCCCACTCCTGATCAAAATGTCACAGAAGATATAGAAAAAGCCGTGGGATTGGAAATGGACGATAGAGCTTTTCTTCGCACCAACGATATTTTAGAACAGCGTGATGATCGTCGCTGGGAATTAGATCCCAAGTCTTCTGAAGATTATGAGGAACGAAGATAG
- a CDS encoding hybrid sensor histidine kinase/response regulator — protein sequence MSKKNNDQFNPQVEKRTAELSRANTLLQQEIRDRQRAEKALQKQVERQQLVMSIAQRIRRSLNLNEVLNTTVAEVRKFLQADRVFIYRFEADYSGVVVVESVDQRWISALNAHVEDTYFMETQGEEYRQGRIQAVVDIDTSGLSECHRELLAEFQIKANLAVPILQKDKLWGLLVANQCASTRKWLTWEIDLLQQLATQVSIAIQQSELYEQVQAELVERRLAEQKIREQAALLDITADAIIVCTLEQEILYWNKGAERLYGFCAGEAIAQNANELFHQEIGLQMEVAKKAVVESGSWQGELRKLTKSGKEVIVASRLTLMLDEAQQPKSILIVDTDITEKKQLEAQFLRAQRLESLGTLASGIAHDLNNILTPIMSSVQILAHKLPHLDARHKQMLKVLEHNSKRAADLVKQILTFARGSDSRGVSVQPLQMEHLLLEVEQILTSTFPKSINIVKQLPASRLWTIMADGTQIHQVLMNLCVNARDAMPKGGTLYISAENFVVDENFARMNLDAQVGAYVVITISDTGLGIPPLILERIFEPFFTTKELGKGTGLGLSTAMGIVQNHGGFINVVSEVGKGSQFQVYLPSVEKMGIQPTENLELPNGNNELILVVDDEVAIQEITKTSLEDSNYRTIKAGDGIEAISLYAQHQDEISMVIMDMMMPSMDGLTTIRILQQMNPNIKILAISGIATNSQLIEATDAGVSAFLRKPYTLSELLHTMNEILSEP from the coding sequence ATGTCCAAGAAGAACAATGATCAGTTCAATCCACAAGTTGAGAAACGGACAGCCGAGCTTTCACGAGCTAATACTCTTTTGCAGCAGGAAATTCGCGATCGCCAGAGGGCAGAAAAGGCATTACAAAAGCAGGTTGAACGGCAGCAACTGGTGATGTCAATTGCCCAACGTATTCGCCGCAGTTTGAACCTCAACGAAGTTCTCAATACTACAGTAGCTGAAGTCAGAAAGTTCCTACAGGCAGACCGAGTATTTATTTATCGCTTTGAAGCAGACTATAGTGGAGTCGTAGTAGTCGAGTCTGTTGATCAACGTTGGATCTCTGCTCTGAATGCTCATGTAGAAGATACTTATTTCATGGAAACTCAAGGTGAGGAGTATAGACAGGGGCGTATCCAAGCGGTTGTAGACATTGATACATCAGGTTTAAGTGAATGCCATCGCGAGTTACTGGCTGAATTTCAAATCAAAGCTAACTTAGCAGTTCCCATCTTACAAAAAGACAAATTGTGGGGATTGTTAGTGGCTAATCAGTGTGCATCAACACGCAAATGGCTAACTTGGGAAATCGATTTACTCCAGCAGTTAGCAACACAGGTAAGTATTGCCATCCAGCAATCAGAACTATATGAACAGGTACAGGCGGAACTTGTAGAAAGAAGGTTAGCAGAACAGAAAATTCGCGAACAAGCAGCTCTACTTGATATCACCGCCGATGCAATTATTGTCTGTACACTAGAGCAAGAAATTTTGTACTGGAACAAAGGCGCAGAAAGATTATATGGCTTTTGTGCAGGAGAGGCGATCGCTCAAAATGCTAATGAGCTGTTTCACCAAGAAATTGGGTTACAGATGGAAGTAGCGAAAAAGGCTGTAGTTGAAAGTGGTTCGTGGCAGGGTGAGTTGCGGAAGCTAACTAAATCTGGCAAAGAAGTCATTGTTGCTAGTCGCTTGACATTAATGCTGGATGAAGCCCAGCAACCCAAATCAATTTTGATTGTTGATACTGACATCACAGAAAAAAAACAACTGGAAGCCCAATTTCTCCGCGCTCAACGCCTAGAAAGTCTCGGCACATTAGCAAGCGGTATTGCCCATGATCTCAACAACATCTTGACACCGATCATGTCTTCAGTACAAATATTGGCGCATAAACTGCCACATTTGGATGCGCGTCATAAACAAATGCTGAAGGTTCTCGAACATAACTCCAAACGTGCGGCTGATTTAGTCAAGCAAATTCTGACATTTGCCCGTGGCTCTGATAGCAGAGGCGTTTCTGTCCAACCTCTGCAAATGGAACATCTATTATTAGAAGTTGAGCAAATCCTCACCAGTACATTCCCCAAATCAATCAATATTGTCAAACAGCTACCAGCATCAAGACTGTGGACGATCATGGCAGATGGCACTCAAATACATCAGGTATTAATGAACCTGTGTGTTAACGCCCGTGATGCCATGCCCAAAGGCGGTACTTTGTACATTTCTGCGGAAAACTTCGTAGTTGATGAAAACTTTGCCCGCATGAATCTAGATGCTCAAGTAGGTGCTTATGTAGTCATCACGATTTCCGATACAGGGCTAGGTATTCCTCCCTTAATTTTAGAGCGAATTTTTGAACCTTTTTTTACAACTAAAGAATTAGGTAAAGGTACAGGGCTAGGTTTGTCAACGGCGATGGGTATTGTGCAGAATCATGGTGGATTTATCAACGTCGTCAGCGAAGTAGGCAAAGGTAGTCAATTTCAGGTTTACTTACCTTCTGTAGAGAAAATGGGAATTCAGCCAACCGAGAACTTAGAATTGCCTAATGGTAATAACGAATTGATTTTGGTTGTAGATGATGAAGTTGCCATCCAGGAGATTACCAAAACTTCCCTAGAAGACTCCAACTATAGAACTATAAAGGCTGGTGATGGTATCGAGGCGATTTCATTGTATGCCCAACACCAAGATGAAATTAGCATGGTCATTATGGATATGATGATGCCCTCAATGGATGGGTTAACTACCATCCGCATTTTGCAACAAATGAACCCCAATATTAAGATTTTGGCTATTAGCGGTATTGCCACCAACAGCCAGCTGATAGAAGCTACTGACGCTGGCGTTAGTGCATTCTTAAGGAAGCCCTACACTCTTAGTGAGTTATTACACACTATGAATGAAATATTGAGTGAACCGTGA
- a CDS encoding cupin domain-containing protein, translating to MTDTTIKKIDSSHSPKGKLGQKYLATGKSLSMRLWENEQPGEDKQPTKREYETVGYVINGRAELHIEGQMILLEPGTSWVVPKGATHHYNILEPFTAVEATSPPAQVHGRDEN from the coding sequence ATGACTGATACCACCATCAAAAAAATAGACTCTAGTCATTCTCCCAAAGGTAAACTTGGTCAAAAATATTTAGCTACTGGCAAATCTTTATCTATGCGTCTTTGGGAAAATGAACAACCAGGAGAAGATAAACAACCCACCAAACGTGAATATGAAACCGTTGGTTATGTAATTAATGGGCGTGCAGAACTGCACATTGAAGGGCAAATGATATTACTAGAACCGGGTACTTCTTGGGTAGTTCCCAAAGGAGCAACTCACCACTACAATATTCTAGAACCATTTACGGCTGTAGAAGCCACCAGTCCGCCTGCCCAAGTTCATGGACGTGATGAAAATTAA
- a CDS encoding zinc-dependent alcohol dehydrogenase has product MKAVCWYGANEVRVESVPEPTLLNPRDAIIKVTSTAICGSDLHIYGGYIPTMQQGDIIGHEFMGEVVEVGKEINTLKVGDRVVVPSVIGCGRCHYCQHDMWSLCDNSNPNGWIEEKLFGNITSAIYGYSHMLGGYAGAQAEYVRVPFADVGVVKVPPDLSDEMLLFISDAIPTGYMGAELCDIQPGDTVAVWGCGAVGQFAMISAYMMGAEKVIAIDRFPERLEMAKTYAKAEVINYEEVNAGEALKEMTGGRGPDACIDAVGLEAHGIGIEDFYDQTKQKLRLETDRPHVLREMMVACRKGGTLSIMGVYGGFVDKIPFGAAFNKGLTFRMGQMHGQKYMHLLLQLILDGKLDPSFVVTHQLPLEQASHGYHIFQQKQDNCIKVVLKP; this is encoded by the coding sequence ATGAAAGCTGTTTGCTGGTATGGTGCCAATGAGGTGCGGGTGGAGTCAGTGCCAGAACCTACTCTTCTCAACCCGCGTGATGCGATTATCAAAGTTACTTCTACAGCAATTTGTGGTTCAGATTTACATATTTATGGCGGCTATATCCCCACAATGCAACAGGGTGATATTATCGGTCATGAATTTATGGGGGAAGTTGTCGAAGTTGGTAAGGAGATCAATACTTTAAAAGTAGGCGATCGCGTTGTTGTTCCTTCTGTAATTGGCTGTGGTAGATGCCATTATTGTCAGCATGATATGTGGTCATTGTGCGACAACTCTAACCCCAATGGTTGGATAGAAGAAAAGCTCTTTGGCAATATTACCTCAGCTATTTACGGTTACTCTCATATGTTGGGAGGTTATGCAGGCGCACAAGCTGAATATGTGCGCGTACCCTTCGCTGATGTAGGTGTGGTGAAAGTACCACCAGATTTATCAGACGAGATGTTGTTATTCATCTCCGATGCTATCCCTACCGGCTATATGGGCGCAGAATTATGTGATATTCAACCAGGTGATACTGTGGCTGTGTGGGGTTGTGGTGCTGTGGGACAATTTGCCATGATTAGCGCCTATATGATGGGTGCAGAAAAAGTCATTGCTATCGACCGCTTTCCCGAACGTTTAGAAATGGCGAAAACATACGCCAAAGCCGAAGTCATTAATTATGAAGAAGTCAATGCAGGCGAAGCATTAAAAGAAATGACTGGCGGACGTGGCCCTGATGCTTGTATTGATGCGGTTGGTTTAGAAGCACATGGAATAGGGATAGAGGATTTTTATGACCAAACAAAACAAAAACTCAGGCTAGAAACTGACCGTCCTCATGTATTAAGAGAAATGATGGTGGCTTGTCGTAAAGGTGGTACTCTCTCCATCATGGGTGTGTATGGTGGATTTGTAGACAAAATACCTTTTGGTGCTGCTTTTAATAAGGGTCTTACCTTCAGGATGGGACAAATGCACGGACAGAAATATATGCACTTGTTACTACAACTAATTTTAGATGGCAAACTCGATCCATCCTTTGTAGTCACCCATCAATTACCACTAGAACAAGCATCTCACGGCTATCACATTTTTCAACAGAAACAAGACAACTGTATCAAAGTTGTACTCAAACCTTGA
- a CDS encoding DUF2267 domain-containing protein, which produces MEYTEFITHVQSLAQSSSREEAERATRTTLETIKERISGDEAQDLAAQLPEELSECLRGREGQPDQAFNLQDFIVRVSQKENMEPTTTAIHVRAVFAVLQNAINPEEFAKLHHHFSHDYEEMFGTPPTSEVPA; this is translated from the coding sequence GTGGAATACACCGAGTTTATTACCCATGTACAAAGCCTCGCTCAATCTAGTTCTCGTGAAGAAGCAGAACGTGCTACCCGTACCACACTAGAAACTATTAAAGAGCGGATTTCTGGTGATGAAGCACAAGATTTAGCAGCCCAACTACCAGAGGAACTTAGTGAATGTTTGCGAGGTAGAGAAGGACAACCAGATCAGGCTTTTAATTTGCAAGATTTTATTGTGCGTGTGAGTCAAAAAGAGAATATGGAGCCAACAACAACAGCAATTCATGTGCGTGCTGTGTTTGCAGTTTTACAAAATGCTATCAATCCAGAAGAATTTGCTAAACTGCATCATCATTTTTCTCACGACTACGAAGAAATGTTTGGTACACCACCAACTAGCGAAGTACCAGCATAA
- a CDS encoding SRPBCC family protein, producing MTLASGEKRAEASDMERWASLIGGGALVLMGLRQASLRGVLTALAGGGLIYQGATKHSTIEQVQEAIGLNKPIKVEKTVTINKPADELYRYWHNFENLPTFMKHLKSVKVYNEKRSHWIANAPLGNNVEWDADILEDRENEFISWASVEGSDIENSGFVRFQKAPANRGTEVKVVLEYNPPGGTLTAIFAKLFGEEPEQQIGDELRRFKMLMEAGEIATTEGQPSGRK from the coding sequence GTGACTTTGGCATCAGGAGAGAAACGGGCAGAAGCCAGTGATATGGAGCGTTGGGCATCTCTGATTGGGGGTGGTGCGCTAGTTTTGATGGGTTTAAGACAAGCATCTTTGCGGGGGGTGCTGACGGCTTTGGCTGGTGGAGGTTTAATTTATCAAGGTGCAACCAAACACAGCACTATTGAGCAAGTCCAAGAAGCCATCGGACTTAATAAACCTATCAAAGTTGAAAAGACGGTGACAATTAATAAACCAGCAGATGAACTGTACCGTTATTGGCACAACTTTGAGAATCTGCCCACGTTTATGAAGCATCTCAAATCTGTCAAAGTCTACAATGAGAAACGTTCCCATTGGATAGCAAATGCACCTTTAGGTAACAATGTAGAATGGGATGCAGACATCTTAGAAGACCGAGAAAATGAGTTTATTTCTTGGGCTTCAGTGGAAGGCTCAGATATTGAGAATTCTGGTTTTGTACGTTTTCAAAAAGCACCAGCGAATCGCGGTACCGAAGTCAAAGTAGTCTTAGAATACAATCCCCCAGGCGGAACATTGACTGCAATTTTCGCCAAACTTTTTGGTGAGGAACCAGAACAGCAAATAGGTGATGAATTACGCCGCTTCAAAATGCTCATGGAAGCAGGGGAAATCGCCACCACAGAAGGGCAACCTTCGGGTAGGAAGTAG
- a CDS encoding manganese catalase family protein — protein MFYHSKKLQYFKPPEKPDPVYAMKIQELIGGTFGEMTVMMQYLFQGWNCRGPVKYRDMLLDVGTEEIGHIEMLATTIAHLLDKAPLKVQEEGVRDAVVGAVMGGTNPRDVIMNAAMNPQHAIVSGLGAMPADSVGFPWNGRFIVASGNLLADFRSNLHAESQGRLQAVRLYEMTDDPGVKDTLSFMIARDTMHQNLWLAAIEDLEQSGLESTPVPSSFPLDLEKREFAYQFWNHSEGNESAEGRWATGRSMDGKGEFQYVANPQPLGAEPQPPQPPAQLHDTPQHRQAQQGNGSSAPPVVERIG, from the coding sequence ATGTTCTATCACTCCAAAAAACTACAATATTTCAAGCCACCAGAGAAGCCAGATCCTGTATACGCGATGAAAATTCAAGAACTCATCGGTGGTACTTTTGGCGAAATGACCGTGATGATGCAGTATCTATTTCAAGGATGGAACTGTCGCGGCCCCGTCAAATATCGAGATATGTTGTTAGACGTTGGGACTGAAGAAATCGGTCATATTGAGATGCTAGCTACGACAATTGCCCATCTTTTAGATAAAGCACCTTTGAAAGTTCAAGAAGAGGGTGTCAGAGATGCGGTAGTTGGTGCTGTGATGGGCGGTACTAACCCACGAGATGTTATCATGAACGCCGCCATGAACCCCCAACACGCGATCGTTTCCGGTTTGGGTGCCATGCCTGCTGATAGTGTAGGCTTCCCCTGGAATGGTCGGTTTATTGTAGCCAGTGGTAATCTTTTGGCTGATTTTCGCTCTAATCTCCACGCCGAGAGTCAGGGACGCTTGCAAGCAGTAAGATTGTATGAGATGACGGATGATCCAGGGGTGAAAGATACCCTGAGTTTTATGATCGCCCGTGATACCATGCACCAAAACCTCTGGTTAGCAGCAATTGAAGATTTAGAACAATCTGGACTAGAAAGCACACCAGTTCCCAGTTCCTTCCCCTTAGATTTGGAAAAACGCGAATTTGCCTATCAGTTCTGGAATCATTCCGAAGGTAATGAAAGTGCTGAAGGTCGTTGGGCAACAGGTCGTTCAATGGATGGTAAAGGCGAATTCCAGTATGTTGCTAACCCCCAGCCTTTAGGAGCAGAACCACAACCACCACAACCCCCAGCCCAACTGCACGATACACCCCAACATAGACAGGCTCAACAAGGTAATGGTTCTAGCGCACCTCCTGTAGTTGAGCGTATCGGCTAA